A genomic segment from [Flavobacterium] thermophilum encodes:
- the nirD gene encoding Nitrite reductase [NAD(P)H] small subunit, which translates to MQEEDEERMKVEVGTLEQLPKRLGKCVRVGNRELALFRTGDDQVFAVENRCPHRGGDLSQGIVSGEFVFCPLHDWKICLKDGRVQAPDEGCVKTYRAAVKDGLVYVEL; encoded by the coding sequence ATGCAGGAGGAGGACGAAGAGAGGATGAAGGTGGAAGTGGGAACATTGGAACAGCTGCCGAAGCGGCTCGGAAAATGCGTGCGGGTTGGGAATCGTGAGCTGGCGTTGTTCCGGACGGGTGACGATCAAGTATTTGCCGTTGAAAACCGCTGTCCGCATCGAGGAGGCGATTTGTCACAAGGTATTGTGAGCGGCGAGTTTGTGTTTTGTCCGCTCCATGATTGGAAAATTTGCCTGAAAGACGGCCGGGTGCAGGCGCCGGATGAAGGGTGTGTCAAAACGTACCGCGCGGCGGTGAAAGACGGCTTGGTATATGTCGAGCTGTAG
- a CDS encoding Nitronate monooxygenase, producing the protein MQKEGIAMFSTLPIPIIQAPMAGGVSTPELAAAVSNAGGLGFLAGGYKTAEAIRKEIHELRTLTDRPFGVNVFVPGDKTVDEEAVERYRVALAAEAERFGASVGEPKWEDDDWAAKLDVLLQERVPVVSFTFGCPDKEVIAALQKAGSFVIVTVTAVEEAEMAAEAGANALCVQGEEAGGHRASFGNDPEQDEALELFPLLARVRAAVRVPLAAAGGIMDGRGIAAALKAGASAVQLGTAFLRCPESGAHPLHKQALADPRFVETAVTRAFTGRPARGLVNRFMAEYRALAPAAYPHVHHMTKPLRAASAKAGDPEGMSLWAGTGYRLARELPAAELVEELKRELEEAWRA; encoded by the coding sequence ATGCAGAAAGAGGGTATTGCCATGTTCTCTACACTTCCCATCCCGATCATTCAAGCGCCGATGGCAGGCGGAGTGTCGACGCCTGAACTGGCCGCGGCGGTGTCGAACGCCGGAGGGCTTGGGTTTTTGGCTGGCGGGTACAAGACAGCGGAGGCCATAAGGAAGGAAATTCACGAGCTGCGGACGTTGACGGATCGGCCGTTTGGGGTAAATGTGTTTGTGCCGGGGGACAAAACAGTGGATGAGGAGGCGGTCGAACGGTACCGTGTAGCACTGGCGGCGGAGGCGGAGCGGTTTGGGGCGTCAGTCGGCGAGCCGAAATGGGAGGACGACGACTGGGCGGCGAAGCTTGATGTGCTTCTTCAGGAGCGAGTGCCGGTTGTGAGCTTTACATTTGGTTGCCCGGACAAGGAAGTGATCGCTGCCTTGCAAAAGGCGGGATCGTTTGTGATCGTGACGGTCACGGCGGTGGAGGAAGCTGAAATGGCAGCCGAAGCTGGGGCGAATGCGCTTTGTGTGCAAGGGGAGGAAGCGGGCGGGCATCGGGCGTCGTTTGGCAACGATCCGGAACAAGATGAGGCGCTTGAGTTGTTTCCGCTGCTGGCCCGAGTGCGGGCGGCGGTCCGGGTTCCGCTCGCGGCGGCGGGCGGGATCATGGATGGGCGCGGCATTGCGGCGGCTCTTAAAGCCGGGGCGAGCGCGGTGCAGCTCGGGACGGCGTTTTTGCGCTGCCCGGAAAGCGGGGCGCACCCGCTTCATAAACAGGCGCTTGCCGATCCGCGGTTTGTGGAGACGGCCGTGACGAGGGCGTTTACCGGCCGGCCGGCGCGCGGGCTTGTGAACCGGTTTATGGCGGAGTATCGCGCCTTGGCGCCGGCGGCGTATCCGCATGTGCACCATATGACGAAGCCGCTGCGCGCCGCATCCGCCAAGGCGGGCGACCCGGAGGGAATGTCGCTTTGGGCCGGGACGGGATATCGGCTGGCGCGGGAGCTTCCGGCGGCGGAGCTTGTCGAAGAGCTGAAGAGGGAGCTCGAGGAAGCTTGGCGAGCATAG
- the xylB_1 gene encoding Xylulose kinase, with amino-acid sequence MEYVIGVDLGTSAVKVLLVDRNGQVRGEWTESYPLYQPHSGYSEQRPDDWVEKTITALRRVWETAGISPESIVGLSFSGQMHGLVLLDDDGNVVRNAILWNDTRTTAECQEIEAKVGRETLLSIAKNEALEGFTLPKLLWVKNHEPELYERARVFLLPKDYVRFRLTGHMAMDVSDAAGTLLLDIKTKTWSEAIARAVGVDLTLCPPLVEATAFVGTLRPEMAEQTGLPVSVKVFAGGADNACGAVGAGILAEGCMMSSIGTSGVVLAYEQSGEKDFAGKVHYFNHAEPNAYYIMGVTLAAGYSFDWWKRTFAEDVPFAEIVQRAAESPIGANGLLFTPYLVGERTPYADADIRGSFIGIDSRQTKWDFARAVMEGITFSLNESVEIIKASGKTIDSVVSIGGGAKSAEWLQIQADIFGLPVEKLKSEQGPGLGAAMIAACGVGWFDSLKQCADAFKQVESVVEPRPDAAAKYKELFAIYRDVYPRTKELAKRLKVFRP; translated from the coding sequence GTGGAATACGTCATTGGCGTCGATTTAGGAACGAGTGCAGTCAAAGTATTGCTTGTCGATCGAAACGGGCAGGTAAGAGGGGAATGGACCGAGTCCTATCCCCTCTACCAGCCGCATTCCGGATATAGTGAGCAGCGCCCAGACGATTGGGTGGAGAAGACGATTACGGCGTTGCGCCGCGTTTGGGAAACGGCGGGCATTTCCCCGGAGTCGATCGTCGGCTTGAGTTTTTCTGGACAAATGCACGGGCTTGTGCTGCTTGATGACGACGGGAATGTCGTGCGCAACGCGATTTTGTGGAATGATACGAGAACGACAGCCGAGTGTCAGGAAATTGAGGCGAAAGTCGGTCGAGAGACGCTGCTTTCGATCGCAAAAAACGAGGCGCTCGAAGGGTTTACGTTGCCGAAACTGCTGTGGGTGAAAAACCATGAACCCGAACTGTACGAGCGGGCGCGGGTGTTTTTGTTGCCGAAAGATTATGTCCGCTTCCGCTTGACCGGGCACATGGCGATGGATGTATCGGATGCGGCGGGGACGCTGTTGTTGGATATCAAAACGAAAACGTGGAGCGAGGCGATCGCCCGGGCGGTCGGCGTCGATCTCACGCTTTGTCCGCCGCTTGTTGAAGCGACGGCGTTCGTCGGGACGCTGCGCCCGGAGATGGCCGAGCAGACGGGGCTGCCGGTATCGGTGAAAGTGTTCGCCGGCGGGGCCGACAATGCGTGCGGTGCGGTTGGCGCGGGCATTTTGGCAGAAGGCTGCATGATGTCAAGCATCGGCACGTCAGGCGTCGTGCTGGCCTATGAACAAAGCGGGGAAAAAGATTTCGCTGGAAAAGTGCATTACTTCAACCACGCCGAGCCAAATGCTTACTATATCATGGGAGTGACGCTGGCGGCGGGCTACAGCTTTGACTGGTGGAAGCGGACGTTTGCGGAAGACGTGCCGTTTGCCGAGATCGTCCAGCGCGCTGCCGAGTCGCCGATCGGTGCGAACGGGTTGTTGTTTACGCCGTATTTGGTCGGCGAGCGGACGCCTTATGCGGACGCCGATATTCGCGGGTCGTTTATCGGCATCGACTCGCGGCAGACGAAATGGGATTTTGCCCGCGCGGTCATGGAAGGGATTACGTTCTCGCTCAACGAGTCGGTGGAGATCATCAAAGCGAGCGGCAAAACGATCGACTCGGTCGTCTCGATCGGCGGCGGGGCGAAAAGCGCCGAGTGGTTGCAAATCCAAGCCGATATTTTCGGCCTACCGGTGGAGAAGTTGAAAAGCGAACAAGGGCCGGGGCTCGGCGCCGCGATGATCGCGGCCTGCGGCGTCGGCTGGTTCGATTCGCTCAAGCAATGCGCGGATGCGTTCAAACAAGTCGAATCCGTCGTCGAACCGCGGCCGGATGCGGCGGCGAAATACAAAGAGCTGTTTGCGATTTATCGCGATGTATATCCGCGTACGAAAGAACTGGCGAAACGGTTAAAGGTGTTTCGGCCGTGA
- the narB gene encoding Nitrate reductase produces MAMTNELLRYFRAKEKERASETAAATQCPFCSVQCMLQLVEERIVERRRYKAVPTDNPTSNGRLCLKGMNAHQHALHPERLLVPLAKVDGRFVRVRWEEALSLIAERIISIQKEDGVDAFTVYGGGSLTNEEAYLLGKFARVALKTRHIDYNGRFCMSAAAAAMNDAFGLDRGLTNPLSDIPLAQTIILAGTNVAECQPTLMPYFDEAKKNGAFIIVVDPRETKTAALADLHLPLKPGTDAALAVGIGKVLLDEGYIDEAFVRERTVGFAEWKQHIEAVEMDEIVRLTDVPEEKIRLAARKYGEAADAIVLTARGLEQQTDGYAAVRQWINVVLATGNIGRPGSGFGSITGQGNGQGGREHGQKADQLPGYRSIEHPEHRRYVAGIWGISPDELPGKGVSAYEMMQKIDAGEITGLLVMGSNPVVSSPNAAFVVKALKKLKFLVVADMFLSETAELADLVLPVSSYLEDEGTVTNVEGRVCFRPAARKRPGEVKHDWEILCAIAHKLGKGRFFPFTSAEEIFNELRLASRGGKADYYGVTYERLRRERVYWPCPDAHHPGTPRLFTERFVHPDGKARFAVLPFRPEKEETDEWYPLYLTTGRVLAHYLSGTQTRRSPALSARQPEAVVEIHPRTAKRYGIGPGMLVRIETRRGAAVVRSRYNDQIREDTIFVPFHWSGLGQINNVTSDELDPHCRMPAFKRCAARVRPVVDLGRN; encoded by the coding sequence ATGGCGATGACGAACGAATTGCTGCGCTACTTTCGCGCCAAGGAAAAAGAACGGGCGTCAGAAACGGCTGCCGCGACGCAATGTCCGTTTTGCAGCGTCCAGTGCATGCTTCAGCTGGTGGAGGAGCGGATTGTAGAGCGGCGCCGCTACAAGGCGGTCCCGACCGACAACCCGACGTCCAACGGCCGCCTTTGTTTAAAGGGGATGAACGCCCACCAGCACGCTTTGCATCCCGAGCGGCTGTTGGTTCCGCTTGCGAAAGTGGACGGCCGGTTTGTGCGGGTCCGTTGGGAGGAGGCGCTTTCGCTGATCGCGGAACGAATCATCTCCATTCAGAAGGAAGATGGAGTCGATGCGTTTACTGTTTACGGCGGCGGATCCTTGACGAACGAGGAGGCGTATTTGCTCGGGAAATTTGCCCGCGTGGCGCTCAAGACGCGGCACATCGACTACAACGGCCGCTTTTGCATGTCGGCGGCCGCGGCCGCGATGAACGACGCGTTTGGTCTTGACCGCGGGTTGACGAATCCGCTCTCCGACATTCCACTCGCCCAGACGATCATTTTGGCTGGGACCAATGTCGCCGAATGCCAGCCGACGTTGATGCCGTATTTTGATGAAGCGAAGAAGAACGGCGCTTTTATCATCGTGGTGGATCCGCGGGAAACGAAAACGGCGGCGTTGGCGGATCTGCACCTGCCGCTCAAGCCCGGAACGGATGCGGCGCTGGCCGTCGGCATCGGGAAAGTGCTGCTTGACGAAGGATATATCGATGAAGCGTTTGTGCGCGAGCGGACGGTTGGGTTTGCCGAATGGAAACAGCACATAGAAGCAGTGGAGATGGATGAGATCGTCCGGCTGACTGACGTGCCGGAAGAGAAGATTCGCTTGGCGGCGCGAAAGTACGGGGAGGCGGCCGATGCGATCGTGCTCACGGCGCGCGGCTTGGAGCAGCAGACGGACGGCTATGCGGCGGTCAGACAGTGGATCAACGTCGTGCTGGCAACCGGAAACATCGGCCGTCCTGGCTCTGGGTTTGGCTCGATCACCGGACAAGGGAACGGGCAGGGCGGGCGCGAGCATGGACAAAAAGCCGATCAGCTGCCGGGCTATCGAAGCATTGAGCATCCGGAACACCGCCGGTATGTTGCGGGCATATGGGGCATTTCGCCGGATGAGCTGCCGGGAAAGGGGGTGTCGGCGTATGAAATGATGCAAAAAATAGACGCTGGTGAAATTACAGGGCTGCTTGTCATGGGATCCAATCCCGTTGTTTCCAGTCCGAATGCTGCATTTGTCGTCAAGGCGCTTAAGAAGCTCAAATTTCTTGTGGTCGCAGACATGTTTTTATCGGAAACGGCCGAACTGGCTGATCTCGTGTTGCCTGTTTCGTCGTATTTGGAAGACGAAGGCACGGTGACGAACGTCGAAGGGCGGGTGTGCTTTCGGCCGGCGGCTCGGAAGCGTCCTGGGGAGGTGAAACATGATTGGGAAATTTTATGCGCGATTGCGCACAAGCTTGGCAAGGGCCGCTTCTTCCCGTTCACGTCAGCCGAAGAGATTTTCAATGAACTGCGGTTGGCGAGCCGCGGCGGCAAAGCGGATTATTACGGTGTGACGTATGAGCGGCTTCGGCGCGAACGTGTCTACTGGCCTTGCCCCGATGCGCATCATCCTGGGACTCCTCGGTTGTTTACGGAACGGTTTGTTCATCCGGACGGCAAGGCTCGGTTTGCGGTTTTGCCGTTTCGGCCGGAGAAAGAGGAGACGGATGAATGGTATCCGCTTTATTTAACGACCGGACGGGTGCTTGCTCATTATTTGAGCGGAACGCAAACGCGGCGGAGCCCGGCGCTTTCGGCGCGGCAGCCGGAGGCGGTCGTGGAAATCCACCCGAGGACGGCCAAACGATACGGGATCGGCCCAGGGATGCTTGTGCGCATTGAAACGCGCCGCGGTGCGGCGGTCGTCCGCAGCCGTTACAATGATCAAATTCGCGAGGATACCATTTTTGTCCCATTCCACTGGAGCGGCCTTGGGCAAATCAACAATGTCACATCCGATGAGCTCGATCCCCATTGCCGCATGCCGGCGTTTAAGCGGTGCGCAGCTCGGGTGCGGCCAGTGGTCGATTTAGGGAGAAATTGA
- the dnaA_1 gene encoding Chromosomal replication initiator protein DnaA, whose product MKEHHLWEQVKTKLAQKLSGPSFDTWFASTSATVDDDWLIIECLNDIQCEWLQTRYGELISETVREVFGREMRIFVSVHGERQKIEERLEQRFGAPMTFRQYVTRLERQMEELERRIDHYARIIDELLESRPIH is encoded by the coding sequence GTGAAGGAGCACCATCTTTGGGAACAAGTGAAAACGAAGCTTGCGCAAAAGCTGTCCGGGCCGTCGTTTGACACGTGGTTTGCCTCGACGTCGGCGACGGTGGATGACGATTGGCTCATCATCGAATGCCTCAACGACATTCAATGTGAATGGCTGCAAACAAGATACGGCGAACTCATCAGTGAAACTGTCCGCGAAGTGTTCGGCCGCGAGATGCGCATCTTCGTCTCTGTCCACGGCGAGCGGCAGAAAATCGAAGAGCGGCTCGAACAGCGATTCGGCGCTCCGATGACCTTCCGTCAATACGTCACCCGCCTTGAGCGGCAGATGGAGGAGCTGGAGCGGCGCATTGACCACTACGCGCGCATCATCGATGAACTGCTGGAATCCCGTCCGATTCACTGA
- the xylA gene encoding Xylose isomerase — protein sequence MAYFPNIGTIPYEGPESRNPLAFKFYNPEEKVGDKTMEEHLRFSVAYWHTFTGDGSDPFGVGNMIRPWDKYSGMDLAKVRVEAAFELFEKLNVPFFCFHDVDIAPEGETLSETYKNLDEIVDMIEEYMKTSKTKLLWNTANLFSHPRFVHGAATSCNADVFAYAAAKVKKGLEIAKRLGAENYVFWGGREGYETLLNTDMKLELDNLARFLHMAVDYAKEIGFDGQFLIEPKPKEPTKHQYDFDVATALAFLQTYGLKDHFKFNIEANHATLAGHTFEHELRVARIHGMLGSVDANQGDMLLGWDTDEFPTDLYTTTLAMYEILQNGGLGRGGLNFDAKVRRGSFEPEDLFYAHIAGMDSFAIGLKVAHRLLEDRVFEQFIEERYKSYTEGIGREIVEGTADFKKLEEYALQLGDIRNTSGRLERLKTLLNQYLLEVSVPSGSRS from the coding sequence ATGGCGTATTTCCCGAATATCGGAACCATTCCATATGAAGGACCGGAGTCGCGCAATCCGTTGGCGTTTAAGTTTTATAATCCGGAAGAAAAAGTCGGCGACAAAACAATGGAGGAGCATTTGCGCTTTTCGGTCGCGTATTGGCATACGTTCACGGGGGATGGATCGGATCCGTTTGGCGTCGGCAATATGATTCGTCCGTGGGACAAATACAGCGGGATGGATTTGGCGAAGGTGCGCGTCGAGGCGGCGTTTGAGCTGTTTGAAAAGTTGAACGTTCCGTTTTTCTGCTTCCATGATGTCGACATCGCTCCAGAAGGCGAGACGCTCAGCGAGACGTACAAAAACTTGGATGAAATCGTCGATATGATTGAAGAATACATGAAAACAAGCAAAACGAAGCTGCTGTGGAATACGGCGAACTTGTTCAGCCATCCACGCTTCGTTCACGGGGCGGCAACGTCATGCAATGCCGATGTATTCGCCTATGCGGCGGCGAAAGTGAAAAAAGGGCTCGAGATCGCCAAACGGCTCGGAGCGGAAAACTACGTGTTTTGGGGCGGCCGGGAAGGTTATGAGACGCTCTTGAATACGGACATGAAGCTGGAGCTTGACAACTTAGCCCGCTTCTTGCACATGGCGGTCGACTATGCGAAAGAAATCGGCTTTGACGGCCAGTTTTTGATCGAACCGAAGCCGAAAGAGCCGACGAAGCATCAATATGACTTCGATGTGGCGACGGCGTTGGCGTTCTTGCAGACATATGGGCTGAAAGATCATTTCAAATTCAATATTGAAGCGAACCATGCGACATTGGCCGGCCATACGTTTGAACATGAGCTGCGCGTCGCCCGCATCCACGGCATGTTGGGCTCGGTCGATGCGAACCAAGGCGATATGCTGCTTGGCTGGGATACGGACGAATTCCCGACCGATTTGTATACGACGACGTTGGCGATGTATGAAATTTTGCAAAACGGCGGCCTTGGGCGCGGCGGCTTGAACTTTGACGCGAAAGTGCGGAGAGGATCGTTCGAACCGGAAGATTTGTTCTACGCTCATATCGCCGGGATGGACAGCTTTGCGATTGGTTTGAAAGTCGCTCATCGCTTGCTGGAAGACCGCGTGTTTGAACAGTTCATCGAAGAGCGGTACAAAAGCTATACGGAAGGCATCGGCCGCGAGATCGTCGAAGGGACGGCGGACTTCAAAAAGCTTGAGGAGTATGCCTTGCAGCTCGGCGACATTCGCAATACGTCCGGCCGCTTAGAGCGGCTGAAAACGCTGCTCAACCAATATTTGTTGGAAGTCAGCGTGCCGAGCGGATCCCGTTCGTGA
- the dhaT_1 gene encoding 1,3-propanediol dehydrogenase, with translation MTASRIVFPPLSYVGWGALTQLVPEVKRLGGTHVLVITDPALEKIGLVEQVTSPLRQAGCSVHVYTDVVPEPPLETGEKAVAFARGGEFDLVIGVGGGSAMDLAKLAAVLAVHEGSVAEYLNLTGTRTLEKKGLPKILIPTTSGTGSEVTNISVLSLDTTKDVVTHDYLLADVAIVDPQLTVSVPPRVTAATGIDALTHAVEAYVSVNASPTSDGLALQAMRLISRSLRKAVEHGADKQARIDMANGSYLAGLAFFNAGVAGVHALAYPLGGQFHIAHGESNAVLLPYVMGYIRQSCTKRMADILNALGGNSSFLSEEEASHRCVEELERLVADVGIPKTLGGFGIPESALESLTKDAVQQKRLLARSPMPLSEADIRAIYQAAFTGTIVEPDKG, from the coding sequence ATGACCGCATCCCGCATCGTCTTTCCGCCGCTCAGCTATGTCGGCTGGGGGGCGCTTACGCAGTTGGTTCCGGAAGTAAAAAGGCTTGGAGGCACACACGTGTTGGTGATCACCGATCCAGCGCTTGAAAAAATTGGCCTCGTCGAGCAAGTGACGTCCCCGCTCCGGCAAGCAGGATGCAGCGTGCATGTGTATACGGATGTTGTGCCGGAGCCGCCGCTTGAAACGGGGGAAAAGGCGGTGGCGTTTGCCCGCGGCGGAGAGTTTGATCTCGTCATCGGGGTTGGCGGCGGCAGCGCGATGGATTTGGCGAAACTGGCGGCGGTGCTGGCTGTCCACGAAGGATCGGTCGCCGAGTATTTAAACTTGACGGGGACGAGAACGCTTGAGAAAAAAGGATTGCCGAAAATATTGATTCCGACGACATCAGGCACCGGGTCGGAGGTGACGAACATCTCCGTCTTGTCGCTAGACACGACGAAAGATGTCGTGACGCATGACTATTTGTTGGCGGATGTGGCGATCGTCGACCCGCAGCTTACGGTTTCCGTCCCGCCGCGGGTGACGGCGGCGACTGGGATCGATGCGCTCACCCATGCGGTCGAGGCGTACGTGTCGGTCAATGCGAGCCCGACATCGGACGGCTTGGCGCTTCAGGCGATGCGTCTCATTTCCCGCTCATTGCGCAAGGCGGTGGAACATGGAGCGGACAAACAGGCGCGCATCGATATGGCGAACGGCAGCTACCTGGCTGGGTTGGCGTTTTTCAACGCCGGGGTGGCCGGCGTGCATGCGCTCGCGTATCCGCTTGGCGGGCAGTTTCATATCGCCCATGGCGAATCAAATGCCGTGCTCTTGCCGTATGTGATGGGCTACATTCGCCAAAGCTGCACGAAACGAATGGCTGATATCTTAAACGCCCTCGGCGGCAACTCGAGCTTTTTATCAGAGGAGGAGGCGTCGCACCGCTGCGTCGAGGAGCTCGAGCGCCTCGTCGCCGATGTCGGCATTCCGAAGACGCTCGGCGGTTTTGGCATTCCGGAAAGCGCATTAGAAAGTCTGACGAAAGACGCCGTCCAGCAAAAACGGCTGCTCGCCCGCAGCCCGATGCCGCTTTCGGAAGCCGACATCCGCGCGATTTATCAAGCGGCGTTTACAGGGACGATCGTCGAACCGGATAAAGGGTGA
- the nroR gene encoding NADH-rubredoxin oxidoreductase produces MKRKLVLIGNGMAGVRCIEEILKLDREAFEITIFGSEPHPNYNRILLSKVLQGDTRLDDITLNSWEWYERNGIRLFVGETVTEVDIKRRLVRTDRGRVVEYDELIFATGSNPFILPVPGADLPGVTAFRDIQDCERMIEYAKTYKKAAVIGGGLLGLEAARGLLHLGMDVDVIHIFDYLMERQLDPTASKLLQRELEKQGMNVLLRKETAELFGNGRVEGVRFKDGTSIAADLVVMAVGIRPNVDLARRSGIEVNRGIVVNDYLETSVPHIYAVGECAEHRGVVYGLVAPLYEQGKVLAEAICGRKGKPYEGSVVATQLKVSGVDVFSAGEFMDGEGTESIKLYDEARSVYKKVVVRQGKIVGAVLFGDTSEGRKLFDMIQRGDSVEALSLSLFAPAALGGKGSLAAAMADTDVVCGCNGVTKGAICQAIAEHGLKTVAEVRDYTNASRSCGGCKGLVAELLEHMLGEEANRYAVKETICGCTDLSREEVVAAIKEKRLMTVKEVMSVLGWKNEEGCSKCRPALNYYLGMLYPGEYDEEAESLFVNERLHANIQADGTYSVVPRIYGGVTTAEQLRNIADVAEKYNVPMIKITGGQRIDLLGVKKEDLPRIWADLGMPSGYAYAKALRTVKTCVGKQFCRFGTQDSTGLGIRMEQTFERLKTPHKVKMAVSACPRNCAESGIKDVGVVGVEGGWEIYVGGNGGTHLRAADLLCTVKTEDEVIEMTGAFLQYYRESAHYLERTSKWVERVGLEHIREVLFDVETRRALLERLHKALSATTDPWRDIVENERLQQLLFRDIGDKEPVPVE; encoded by the coding sequence ATGAAACGAAAACTCGTGTTAATCGGCAACGGCATGGCGGGGGTTCGCTGCATCGAGGAGATTTTAAAACTTGACCGCGAGGCGTTTGAGATCACGATTTTTGGCAGCGAACCGCATCCGAATTATAACCGCATTTTGTTGTCGAAGGTGCTGCAAGGAGATACGCGCCTTGATGACATTACGTTGAACAGTTGGGAATGGTACGAACGAAACGGCATTCGGCTGTTTGTCGGCGAAACGGTGACGGAAGTCGACATCAAGCGGCGGCTTGTTCGGACCGACCGTGGGCGGGTAGTCGAATACGATGAATTGATTTTCGCGACAGGGTCGAATCCGTTTATCTTGCCGGTGCCGGGGGCGGATTTGCCCGGGGTGACGGCGTTTCGCGATATCCAAGATTGCGAGCGGATGATCGAATATGCGAAGACGTACAAAAAAGCGGCGGTCATTGGCGGCGGCTTGCTTGGCTTGGAGGCGGCGCGCGGGTTGCTTCACTTAGGGATGGATGTCGATGTCATCCATATTTTCGACTATTTGATGGAACGCCAGCTTGATCCGACCGCTTCCAAGCTGCTGCAGCGGGAGCTGGAGAAACAAGGGATGAACGTTTTGCTTCGCAAGGAGACGGCCGAATTGTTCGGCAACGGCCGTGTGGAGGGAGTGCGGTTTAAGGACGGTACGTCCATTGCCGCCGACTTGGTGGTGATGGCGGTCGGTATTCGTCCGAATGTTGATTTAGCGCGGAGAAGCGGCATTGAAGTGAATCGAGGGATCGTTGTCAATGACTACTTGGAAACGAGCGTGCCGCACATTTACGCGGTCGGTGAATGCGCGGAACATCGCGGTGTTGTGTATGGGCTCGTCGCTCCGCTTTATGAGCAGGGGAAAGTGCTGGCAGAGGCGATTTGCGGCCGAAAAGGAAAGCCGTATGAAGGATCTGTCGTTGCGACTCAGCTGAAAGTGTCCGGTGTCGACGTGTTCTCGGCTGGTGAATTTATGGATGGCGAAGGGACGGAGTCGATCAAACTGTATGACGAAGCGCGCTCGGTGTACAAGAAAGTCGTCGTTCGCCAAGGGAAAATCGTTGGGGCGGTGCTGTTTGGCGATACGAGCGAAGGTCGAAAGCTGTTCGATATGATCCAGCGCGGCGATTCGGTTGAGGCGCTCTCGCTGTCGCTGTTTGCCCCAGCCGCTTTAGGCGGGAAGGGAAGCCTTGCGGCGGCGATGGCCGACACCGATGTTGTTTGCGGCTGCAACGGGGTGACAAAAGGCGCGATTTGTCAGGCGATTGCCGAACACGGGCTTAAGACGGTCGCCGAGGTGCGCGACTATACGAACGCGTCTCGCTCGTGCGGCGGATGCAAAGGGCTTGTCGCCGAGCTGCTTGAGCATATGCTTGGTGAAGAAGCGAACCGGTATGCGGTGAAAGAAACGATCTGCGGCTGCACGGACCTAAGCCGCGAGGAAGTGGTTGCAGCGATCAAAGAAAAGCGGCTGATGACGGTCAAAGAAGTGATGAGTGTATTGGGATGGAAAAACGAGGAAGGGTGTTCGAAATGCCGTCCGGCGCTCAATTATTACCTGGGCATGTTGTATCCGGGCGAGTACGATGAAGAAGCGGAATCCTTGTTTGTCAATGAGCGGCTGCACGCCAACATCCAGGCCGACGGCACGTACTCCGTTGTGCCGCGCATATATGGCGGGGTGACGACAGCCGAACAGCTGCGGAACATCGCCGATGTCGCGGAAAAATACAACGTGCCGATGATTAAGATCACCGGCGGGCAGCGCATTGACTTGCTTGGGGTGAAAAAAGAAGATTTGCCGCGCATTTGGGCCGATCTCGGCATGCCGTCAGGCTACGCCTACGCCAAGGCGCTTCGGACGGTGAAAACGTGCGTCGGCAAGCAGTTTTGCCGCTTTGGGACGCAAGATTCGACCGGGCTTGGCATTCGGATGGAACAAACATTTGAGCGGCTGAAAACGCCGCATAAAGTGAAAATGGCCGTCTCCGCCTGCCCGCGCAACTGTGCGGAATCGGGCATTAAAGATGTCGGCGTCGTCGGCGTCGAGGGCGGATGGGAGATTTATGTCGGCGGCAACGGCGGCACCCATTTGCGTGCAGCTGACTTGCTTTGCACGGTCAAGACGGAAGACGAAGTGATCGAGATGACCGGTGCTTTTTTGCAATATTACCGCGAGTCCGCGCATTATTTGGAACGGACGTCCAAATGGGTCGAGCGCGTCGGGCTTGAGCATATCCGCGAAGTGTTGTTCGATGTGGAAACGCGCCGCGCGCTGCTTGAGCGGCTTCACAAAGCTCTTTCCGCGACAACAGATCCGTGGCGGGACATCGTCGAAAACGAGAGACTGCAGCAACTGTTGTTCCGCGATATCGGCGACAAAGAGCCGGTGCCGGTGGAATGA
- a CDS encoding Acyl-ACP thioesterase — MFTTVITPRVSETDGVGHINNTTVPVWFEAGRHEIFKLFTPDLSFKRWRMVIIRMEVDYVNQLYYGQDVTVYTGIERIGNTSLTIYEEIHQNGVVCAKGRAVYVNFNFDTGRPEPIPDDIRAKLREHVWQPGE; from the coding sequence GTGTTTACGACTGTCATTACGCCGCGCGTGTCAGAGACGGACGGCGTCGGCCATATTAACAATACGACCGTGCCCGTTTGGTTTGAAGCGGGGCGGCATGAAATTTTCAAGCTGTTTACACCTGACTTGTCATTCAAACGTTGGCGGATGGTGATCATCCGCATGGAGGTTGACTACGTCAACCAACTGTATTATGGGCAAGATGTGACTGTGTATACCGGCATTGAGCGCATCGGCAACACAAGCCTCACGATTTATGAAGAAATCCACCAAAACGGGGTGGTGTGCGCGAAAGGCCGGGCGGTGTATGTCAATTTCAATTTTGATACCGGGCGGCCTGAACCGATTCCGGATGACATTCGGGCGAAATTGCGCGAACATGTATGGCAGCCAGGCGAGTAG